A genomic window from Pelagicoccus albus includes:
- a CDS encoding sodium:proton antiporter, whose product MDSDIAFRTIALALGMGLMLTVIAHKFDFPTIVLLFGGGLLLGPIGLGWIQPDSLGHIMPVIVSLSIGIILFEGGLTLKPKDYLASPTIIKLLLTVGVGITWLCAAAAVYFVFDASWQISLLSGSLVVVTGPTVIVPMLHRLRLKPKLGSILHWEGVLVDAVGVFLAVFCYELVVLDGGGSAVGGLLLRLSVGLVLGAVGGFAIQQCLERSWIPDSLTNPFALAAAVLVFGCAEFISHEAGLLAVTIAGVVVGRRRSSEVRQIQAFKAELTDILIATLFLLLVSRLDPTAFLQNPWLFAIAVLLVMLFGRPLNILVCSIGSGLQLKDKLFLAWVAPRGIVAASMASLFALQLGSSPEHADEANLVETFVYTTICGTVVVQGLSAGWWARKLGVSRGKAEGWLIVGAHSFGRALARVLVNNGGSALLIDSNQRNIDNAKRDGLDAVLDDARDAENLRDEERFQNVGQLIALTDNVDLNTLVAHRWQSYLGRNNIYAWSPRTETDSSEPLETVFNDLPEPSIVSAELENGSSQLELSESPVKEHEVVLMRVDSNGFKPLSRNEVPDSGKLLRLARQRSSLGRAVERGGIYRMGPMRSLDHVYRKLCDEALLVEPRLDREKVLEELAEHARRRSPIFGEDVSALHLYSPVLERTLCLLAWLEEPVSSRSGNSEVEFVFLFLSPTDDPEEPLPLLSQFVHLCQDHDELHAWASKQETRKPI is encoded by the coding sequence ATGGATTCCGACATTGCATTTCGCACGATAGCTCTTGCTCTTGGCATGGGCTTAATGCTCACCGTCATAGCCCACAAGTTCGACTTTCCCACGATTGTGCTGCTTTTTGGAGGCGGCCTACTGCTAGGCCCCATTGGCCTCGGCTGGATTCAGCCAGACAGTCTTGGCCACATTATGCCGGTCATCGTATCCCTCTCCATCGGCATCATTCTTTTCGAGGGAGGCCTCACACTTAAACCCAAGGACTATCTGGCGTCCCCCACCATCATCAAATTGCTCCTAACGGTGGGAGTAGGCATCACCTGGCTTTGCGCCGCGGCAGCGGTTTATTTTGTCTTCGACGCTTCGTGGCAAATCTCGCTGCTCTCAGGAAGCCTCGTGGTCGTTACTGGCCCAACTGTGATTGTGCCCATGCTACACCGTTTGCGGCTTAAGCCGAAACTCGGCTCCATCCTGCACTGGGAGGGCGTGCTCGTCGATGCCGTGGGGGTTTTTCTCGCCGTTTTCTGTTACGAGCTCGTCGTGCTGGACGGTGGCGGCTCCGCGGTAGGCGGATTGCTTCTTCGTCTTTCCGTGGGCTTAGTACTCGGCGCGGTCGGCGGCTTCGCTATCCAGCAATGTTTGGAGCGAAGCTGGATCCCCGACTCGCTTACGAACCCTTTCGCCCTCGCCGCAGCGGTACTAGTCTTTGGGTGCGCAGAGTTCATTTCCCATGAAGCGGGACTGCTCGCGGTAACTATCGCCGGCGTTGTGGTGGGACGGCGACGCTCTTCCGAAGTTCGACAGATCCAAGCCTTTAAGGCCGAGCTTACCGATATCCTGATCGCCACCCTTTTCCTACTCTTGGTAAGCCGACTCGATCCTACTGCCTTCCTACAGAACCCATGGCTTTTCGCTATCGCAGTTCTTCTCGTAATGCTTTTTGGACGGCCGCTTAACATCCTTGTCTGCTCCATCGGAAGCGGCTTGCAGTTGAAAGATAAGCTCTTTTTGGCCTGGGTCGCGCCAAGAGGAATTGTCGCCGCCTCCATGGCTTCTCTTTTTGCACTTCAACTCGGAAGCTCGCCTGAACACGCAGACGAAGCAAACCTAGTGGAAACCTTTGTCTACACCACCATATGCGGCACCGTAGTTGTCCAAGGCTTAAGCGCTGGTTGGTGGGCCAGAAAACTCGGCGTGTCGCGCGGAAAAGCGGAAGGCTGGCTCATCGTAGGAGCCCATTCTTTTGGGCGAGCCCTCGCTCGAGTGCTGGTCAACAATGGAGGCTCTGCCCTACTCATCGACAGCAACCAGCGAAATATCGACAACGCCAAACGTGACGGACTAGACGCAGTACTCGATGACGCCCGTGATGCGGAAAATCTTCGCGACGAGGAACGCTTCCAAAACGTCGGCCAACTCATCGCCCTAACCGATAACGTGGACCTCAACACTCTGGTAGCTCATCGCTGGCAAAGCTACCTTGGCCGCAACAACATCTATGCCTGGTCGCCTCGTACTGAAACCGACTCCTCAGAGCCTTTGGAAACCGTATTCAACGACCTGCCAGAGCCGAGCATCGTTTCCGCCGAATTGGAAAACGGCAGCTCCCAACTGGAGCTATCAGAATCACCAGTTAAAGAACATGAAGTCGTGCTGATGCGCGTGGACTCAAACGGGTTCAAGCCGCTTTCTCGCAACGAAGTACCAGATTCAGGCAAGCTTCTGCGCTTGGCCCGCCAGCGAAGCAGTTTGGGTCGAGCCGTGGAGCGAGGCGGGATATACCGGATGGGACCTATGCGCAGCTTGGACCATGTGTATCGAAAGCTTTGCGACGAAGCCTTGCTGGTAGAACCCCGACTGGATCGGGAAAAAGTTTTGGAAGAGCTTGCGGAACACGCCCGACGACGCTCACCAATCTTCGGCGAAGATGTATCCGCCCTGCACTTATATAGCCCTGTTCTCGAGCGAACCCTGTGCCTTCTTGCTTGGCTTGAAGAACCTGTTAGCTCGCGCAGCGGTAACTCTGAAGTGGAATTTGTCTTCCTTTTCCTCAGCCCGACCGACGATCCGGAAGAACCATTGCCCTTACTCAGCCAGTTCGTCCACCTCTGCCAAGACCACGACGAACTCCACGCATGGGCCTCTAAACAGGAAACAAGAAAGCCGATCTGA
- a CDS encoding TPR end-of-group domain-containing protein: MIPTSTRLSYANGYIELGMLKEANEELAAIVGSDRLLDDVLSLRTKLYLEMENWELLAATAKQLAQQAPQLVHAWIHWAYALREMNLNAQAKSIALDGLKQHPRNAILWFNLACYCSLLGELQDSSDHLDTAIKLDKTFEKEAVDDPDLTALWDWLKSDT; encoded by the coding sequence ATGATCCCGACTTCCACGCGGCTGTCCTATGCTAACGGATACATAGAACTCGGCATGCTAAAAGAAGCAAACGAGGAGCTTGCCGCAATCGTAGGCTCCGACCGTTTGCTCGACGACGTCTTATCTCTACGGACCAAACTTTACCTGGAGATGGAAAACTGGGAGCTACTTGCCGCCACCGCCAAGCAACTTGCCCAGCAAGCCCCGCAACTTGTTCACGCTTGGATCCACTGGGCCTATGCGCTCCGGGAAATGAACCTAAACGCTCAAGCCAAAAGCATAGCGCTTGATGGCCTGAAACAACATCCAAGGAACGCCATCCTCTGGTTTAACCTAGCCTGCTACTGCTCGCTACTCGGCGAGCTACAGGATTCGTCTGACCACTTGGATACGGCCATAAAACTGGACAAAACATTCGAAAAGGAAGCGGTCGACGACCCTGACCTAACCGCCCTGTGGGACTGGCTGAAAAGTGACACCTAA
- a CDS encoding glutamate synthase subunit beta — MGKPTGFLEQERQNAHDRDPIARLSDWKEVHEEMPEDEIKAQASRCMDCGVPFCHAGDSAHFTGIAGCPVNNLIPEWNHLVYKGRWKDAFGRLMKTNNFPEFTGRVCPAPCESSCVLGINQKPVTIKHHEVSIIDRAFAEGWVEANIPEKRSGKKVAVVGSGPSGLACADQLNQAGHEVVVYERADRPGGLLMYGIPNMKLEKEVVLRRVKLLEDEGVEFRCGVEIGKDIAASRLKDDYDSVVICTGATKPRDLPVPGRELKGVHYAMEFLGANTKSLLDSKHEDGNYISAKGKNVVVIGGGDTGTDCVGTSLRHGCESVIQLEIMPRPSEERAPGNEWPQYARVLKVDYGQEEAIAKQGEDPRQYLVMTKEFLGDDDGNLRALRTVEVEWKKNPEGRFIPAEVEGSEKEVPAQLALLAMGFLGPEQTVIEQLGVETDERSNAKAAYGKYATNVDGIFAAGDARRGQSLIVWAINEGRGAARAVDQYLMGATNLPL, encoded by the coding sequence ATGGGAAAACCAACAGGATTTCTAGAACAAGAACGCCAGAACGCGCACGACCGCGACCCAATCGCTCGCTTGAGCGACTGGAAGGAAGTGCACGAGGAAATGCCAGAAGACGAGATCAAGGCTCAAGCCTCTCGTTGTATGGATTGTGGCGTTCCGTTTTGCCATGCCGGCGATTCGGCGCATTTCACCGGCATCGCCGGTTGTCCGGTCAATAACTTGATCCCGGAGTGGAATCACCTTGTCTACAAGGGGCGTTGGAAGGATGCCTTCGGACGCTTGATGAAGACCAACAACTTCCCGGAATTCACCGGTAGAGTTTGTCCAGCGCCTTGCGAAAGCTCGTGCGTATTGGGCATCAATCAGAAGCCGGTCACCATCAAGCATCACGAAGTTTCCATCATCGACCGCGCTTTCGCGGAAGGTTGGGTAGAAGCTAACATCCCCGAAAAGCGTAGCGGCAAGAAGGTCGCAGTCGTTGGCTCTGGCCCCTCGGGTCTCGCTTGCGCCGACCAGCTTAACCAAGCCGGCCACGAAGTTGTCGTTTACGAGCGCGCGGATCGTCCAGGCGGATTGTTGATGTACGGTATTCCGAACATGAAGCTGGAGAAGGAAGTAGTCCTTCGCCGGGTCAAACTTCTGGAAGACGAAGGCGTCGAATTCCGCTGCGGTGTGGAAATCGGCAAGGACATTGCCGCTTCCCGCCTTAAGGACGACTACGATTCCGTAGTCATCTGTACAGGCGCGACTAAGCCGCGTGATCTTCCGGTTCCTGGCCGTGAGCTCAAGGGTGTGCACTACGCTATGGAGTTCCTCGGAGCCAACACAAAGAGCCTGCTCGATTCCAAGCACGAAGACGGAAACTACATCTCTGCCAAGGGTAAGAATGTGGTCGTCATCGGTGGTGGCGATACTGGTACTGACTGTGTGGGTACATCGCTTCGCCACGGTTGCGAAAGCGTTATCCAGCTGGAAATCATGCCACGTCCGAGCGAAGAACGTGCCCCCGGCAACGAGTGGCCGCAGTATGCTCGCGTATTGAAAGTTGACTACGGGCAAGAAGAAGCAATCGCCAAGCAAGGTGAAGATCCACGCCAGTATCTCGTCATGACGAAGGAATTCCTCGGTGACGACGACGGCAACTTGCGCGCTCTCCGTACTGTCGAGGTTGAGTGGAAGAAGAATCCAGAAGGACGCTTCATCCCAGCCGAAGTGGAAGGCAGTGAAAAGGAAGTGCCAGCTCAGCTCGCTCTTCTTGCCATGGGCTTCCTCGGACCAGAACAGACTGTAATCGAGCAGCTCGGCGTCGAAACCGACGAACGCAGCAACGCGAAGGCGGCTTACGGCAAATACGCTACTAATGTGGACGGTATCTTTGCCGCAGGTGACGCTCGCCGTGGTCAAAGTTTGATCGTTTGGGCCATCAATGAAGGTCGCGGAGCCGCTCGCGCAGTGGATCAGTACTTGATGGGCGCGACCAACTTGCCCCTCTAG
- the gltB gene encoding glutamate synthase large subunit translates to MIDNQEEKMGLHCPELEHDSCGIGFVANLKGRKSHEVIENALTMLTNMEHRGGTGYDVCCGDGAGLLIQIPHAFFMEDCAKRDIRLPHAGEYGVGMVFFPADKSQREECREILDRNLETLGLSVICYREVPVDNSSLGQAALDTEPNIEQVFVAKPEELSTVEFERKLYVARNYTIHLALETVSGVGSDFYIISMSSRTITYKGQLTTDQVRKYYLDLQQDKVVSALAMFHSRFSTNTFPAWRLAQPFRFLSHNGEINTVRGNINWMRAREELLESDVFSKEELKMLHPICDRKMSDSSNLDMVIELLVLSGRPLAHVMMMAIPEAWQKQDDMDPVKRAFYEYHSCIMEPWDGPASVSFTDGNVIGATLDRNGLRPSRYLVTDDDMVIMGSETGAVTVDPATVVKKGRLQPGKIFIADLAEGRIISDDEVKQDIASRQPYGEWLAKHKITLEDLPEADGSVIQRSKYTMAARQKAFGYTEEDLNLILAGMVGTAKEPLGSMGADNPLAVLSDKPQHLSNYFKQLFAQVTNPPIDPIREEMVMSLQSYIGGSLNLLTETPRHCHKIEIRQPVLSSEDLLKIKHIDHDHFQARSIDCTFPANGKSGALELALDRICRDARDAAIEGYQIIILSHRSIDSDHAPVPSLLATAAVHHYLIRKGLRADAEIVVEAGDVWETHHVATLVGYGAAAVNPYLALETLGQLRDEGVIDSTFDDETLYYRYCKAVNSGLLKIFSKMGISTLQSYQGAQIFEALGVNKKVIDKYFTGTVSRIEGIGLDEIAREALAKHRAGFPRDEDIFEEDELESGGSYAWRKDGERHLFNPTTIRLLQQATATNNADVFREYARNVDDQSREAFTLRGLMKFKSDRKAIPLEEVEPAEKIFKRFATGAMSFGSISWEAHTTLAIAMNRLGGKSNSGEGGEDPIRFTPEENGDSMRSAIKQVASGRFGVNSYYLTNADELQIKMAQGAKPGEGGQLPGHKVDAWIGKTRGSTPGVGLISPPPHHDIYSIEDLAQLIYDLKNANRDARINVKLVSEAGVGTIAAGVCKGYADVVLIAGYDGGTGASPLSSIKHAGLPWELGLSETHQTLVRNRLRSRIVVQTDGQLKTPRDLAIATLLGAEEWGSATAALIVEGCIMMRKCHLNTCPVGVATQNRELRSRYRGKVEHVVNFFTFMAEGLREIMAELGFRTIDEMVGQSQCLEFRDDIDHWKYKGVDLSPVLFKQEPYESDSLYQTVEQQHLIHKIIDRKLIKDAAAALADCEKVSLEYGIVNTDRAVGAMLSNEISKIYKGDGLPEDTINVKFKGSAGQSFGVFTAKGVRFELEGDSNDYFGKGLSGGTLVVYPDKTAPFNARENVIIGNVAFFGGTAGKAFIRGIAGERFCVRNSGVTAVVEGVGDHGCEYMTGGRAVILGETGRNFAAGMSGGIAYVLDRDGTFASKCNMEMVRLAGVDKPEHVAELKALIEEHKEQTGSDVAAEILEDWEATLSKFVLVMPTDYEKMLELMDKARATKKFDNEYDIAVEAFDMHLASLA, encoded by the coding sequence ATTGCGCCAAGCGCGACATCCGTCTGCCGCATGCGGGCGAGTACGGTGTTGGCATGGTCTTTTTCCCAGCTGACAAGAGCCAGCGCGAAGAGTGCCGCGAGATCTTGGATCGCAATCTCGAGACCTTGGGCCTTTCGGTTATCTGCTATCGCGAAGTTCCTGTAGACAACTCTTCTCTCGGGCAGGCGGCTCTCGATACGGAGCCAAACATCGAGCAAGTCTTCGTGGCCAAGCCCGAAGAACTCTCCACGGTCGAGTTCGAGCGTAAGCTTTATGTGGCTCGCAACTACACGATCCACCTTGCTTTGGAAACTGTCAGTGGCGTCGGTTCCGATTTCTACATCATCTCGATGTCGTCTCGCACCATCACCTATAAGGGGCAGCTCACCACCGATCAGGTTCGCAAGTACTACCTCGATCTCCAGCAGGACAAGGTGGTTTCGGCGCTTGCGATGTTCCACTCCCGCTTTTCGACCAACACTTTCCCGGCGTGGCGCTTGGCGCAGCCTTTCCGTTTCCTATCGCACAATGGGGAAATCAACACGGTGCGTGGCAACATCAACTGGATGCGCGCCCGTGAAGAGCTGCTAGAGTCTGACGTTTTCAGCAAGGAGGAGCTCAAGATGCTTCATCCTATCTGCGACCGCAAGATGTCCGACAGTTCCAACCTTGATATGGTTATCGAGCTTTTGGTTCTCAGCGGACGTCCACTTGCCCACGTTATGATGATGGCCATTCCGGAAGCCTGGCAAAAGCAGGACGACATGGATCCGGTTAAGCGCGCTTTCTACGAGTACCACTCCTGCATCATGGAGCCTTGGGATGGACCTGCTTCGGTATCTTTCACAGATGGCAATGTCATCGGCGCCACGCTGGACCGCAATGGACTGCGTCCCTCTCGTTATCTCGTTACAGACGACGATATGGTCATCATGGGATCGGAAACGGGAGCTGTGACAGTCGACCCTGCTACTGTGGTTAAGAAAGGCCGCCTCCAGCCAGGCAAGATCTTCATCGCTGACCTCGCTGAGGGCCGAATCATTTCGGATGATGAAGTGAAGCAGGACATCGCATCCCGCCAGCCTTACGGTGAGTGGCTAGCCAAGCACAAGATCACTCTCGAGGACCTTCCTGAAGCGGATGGCAGCGTTATCCAACGTAGCAAGTACACCATGGCAGCCCGCCAGAAGGCCTTTGGCTACACCGAGGAAGATCTCAATCTAATCCTAGCTGGTATGGTTGGCACCGCCAAAGAACCGCTTGGATCGATGGGCGCGGACAATCCTCTGGCTGTTCTCTCCGACAAGCCGCAGCATCTGTCCAACTACTTCAAGCAACTCTTTGCGCAGGTAACAAATCCTCCGATCGACCCGATCCGCGAAGAGATGGTCATGTCCTTGCAGAGTTACATTGGTGGTTCCCTCAATCTGCTGACCGAGACACCGCGTCACTGTCATAAGATCGAAATCCGTCAGCCAGTGCTTTCCAGTGAGGATCTGCTCAAGATCAAGCACATCGACCACGACCACTTCCAGGCTCGCTCCATCGATTGTACCTTCCCTGCCAACGGCAAGTCAGGAGCTCTCGAGCTCGCCTTGGATCGCATTTGCCGCGATGCTCGCGATGCTGCTATCGAGGGCTACCAGATCATCATTCTCTCGCACCGCAGCATCGATAGCGACCACGCTCCCGTGCCATCGCTCCTCGCGACTGCGGCAGTTCACCACTACCTGATTCGCAAGGGTCTCCGCGCCGATGCGGAAATCGTCGTGGAAGCTGGAGACGTCTGGGAAACGCACCACGTGGCGACTTTGGTTGGTTACGGAGCTGCGGCGGTAAATCCTTACCTAGCGCTCGAAACGCTCGGCCAGCTGCGCGACGAAGGTGTTATCGATTCCACATTCGACGACGAGACCTTGTACTACCGCTACTGTAAGGCGGTTAACAGCGGCTTGCTGAAGATCTTCTCCAAGATGGGTATTTCGACTCTGCAGTCCTACCAAGGCGCTCAGATTTTCGAAGCTCTCGGTGTCAACAAGAAGGTCATCGACAAGTACTTTACTGGAACCGTCAGCCGTATCGAAGGTATCGGGTTGGACGAAATCGCTCGCGAAGCTCTTGCTAAGCACCGCGCAGGTTTCCCTCGCGATGAGGATATTTTCGAAGAAGACGAACTCGAGTCCGGCGGTTCCTACGCATGGCGTAAGGACGGGGAGCGTCACCTCTTCAACCCGACCACCATCCGTCTACTTCAGCAAGCGACTGCGACCAACAACGCGGACGTCTTCCGCGAGTATGCTCGCAACGTGGACGACCAGTCTCGCGAAGCCTTCACGCTGCGCGGCCTGATGAAGTTCAAGTCCGACCGTAAGGCCATCCCTCTCGAGGAAGTCGAACCAGCGGAAAAGATCTTCAAGCGCTTCGCAACTGGAGCGATGTCATTCGGTTCCATCTCTTGGGAAGCTCATACTACTTTGGCGATCGCGATGAACCGTCTTGGCGGTAAGTCGAACTCTGGAGAAGGGGGAGAGGATCCGATCCGCTTCACTCCTGAAGAAAATGGTGACTCGATGCGTTCCGCAATCAAGCAGGTCGCGTCCGGTCGTTTCGGAGTTAACTCTTACTACCTGACGAACGCCGATGAGCTTCAGATCAAGATGGCTCAGGGCGCGAAGCCAGGTGAAGGTGGCCAGCTTCCCGGACACAAGGTGGACGCTTGGATTGGTAAGACTCGTGGCTCAACTCCAGGTGTGGGCCTCATCTCTCCACCACCTCACCATGATATCTACTCGATCGAGGATTTGGCTCAGCTGATCTACGACTTGAAGAATGCGAACCGTGATGCGCGTATCAACGTAAAGCTCGTTTCTGAAGCGGGTGTTGGCACCATCGCTGCTGGTGTTTGTAAAGGATACGCTGACGTGGTATTGATCGCTGGATACGACGGTGGTACCGGAGCATCTCCATTGAGCTCCATCAAGCACGCCGGTCTTCCTTGGGAACTTGGTCTCTCCGAAACGCACCAGACGCTCGTTCGCAACCGTCTCCGCAGCCGTATCGTCGTGCAGACAGATGGCCAGTTGAAGACGCCTCGCGACTTGGCCATCGCTACGCTTCTCGGAGCGGAAGAGTGGGGAAGCGCCACCGCGGCCCTCATCGTTGAAGGCTGTATCATGATGCGTAAGTGTCACCTGAATACTTGCCCAGTGGGAGTCGCTACTCAAAACCGTGAGCTCCGCAGCCGTTACCGCGGCAAGGTGGAGCACGTGGTTAATTTCTTCACTTTCATGGCCGAAGGTCTTCGCGAGATCATGGCTGAGCTTGGATTCCGCACTATCGACGAGATGGTGGGCCAGAGCCAGTGTTTGGAATTCCGTGACGATATCGACCACTGGAAGTACAAGGGCGTCGATCTCTCGCCAGTCCTCTTCAAGCAAGAGCCTTACGAGAGCGATAGCTTGTACCAAACCGTGGAGCAACAGCACCTCATTCACAAGATCATCGACCGCAAGCTCATCAAGGACGCGGCCGCTGCTCTTGCGGACTGCGAAAAGGTCAGCCTCGAGTATGGTATCGTGAATACGGACCGTGCGGTAGGAGCGATGCTATCCAACGAGATCTCCAAGATCTATAAGGGGGATGGACTTCCGGAGGACACCATCAACGTAAAGTTCAAGGGCTCTGCGGGGCAGAGTTTCGGCGTCTTCACCGCTAAGGGCGTACGCTTCGAGCTAGAAGGTGATTCCAATGACTACTTCGGCAAAGGACTCTCGGGCGGAACCTTGGTTGTTTACCCAGACAAGACTGCTCCTTTCAATGCTCGCGAGAACGTGATCATCGGTAACGTCGCATTCTTCGGCGGAACAGCCGGCAAGGCGTTTATCCGAGGAATCGCAGGAGAGCGTTTCTGTGTTAGAAACTCTGGTGTTACCGCTGTTGTCGAAGGCGTGGGTGATCACGGTTGCGAATACATGACCGGTGGTCGTGCGGTAATCCTCGGCGAAACGGGTCGCAACTTCGCGGCGGGTATGTCCGGCGGCATCGCTTACGTGCTGGACCGAGATGGAACCTTCGCCTCCAAGTGCAACATGGAGATGGTTCGTTTGGCAGGTGTCGACAAGCCCGAGCACGTGGCTGAGTTGAAGGCTTTGATTGAAGAGCACAAGGAGCAGACCGGTTCCGATGTGGCAGCTGAAATCCTAGAAGATTGGGAAGCGACCCTCAGCAAGTTCGTTTTGGTAATGCCAACCGACTACGAGAAGATGCTCGAACTCATGGATAAGGCTCGCGCCACCAAGAAGTTCGACAACGAATACGATATCGCGGTGGAAGCCTTCGATATGCACCTCGCCTCATTGGCGTAA